The following are encoded together in the Arthrobacter sp. Y-9 genome:
- a CDS encoding NADP-dependent oxidoreductase has protein sequence MSDTASDDQNTATMKAAGQDRFGGPEEIHEVILPRPEPGISEILVRVHAAGINPTDWKHRAGQSWFPEPSVPLGWDVSGVVEAVGLGSTLFEPGDEVFGMLPYPHGVGSHAEYVVGPTRAFVHKPAAIDHVQAGALPLAALTAWQALVDTAGVAPGDRVLIHAAAGGVGHLAVQIAKARGAYVIGTASAPKHEFLRGLGADEVIDYRETDFAEAVRDVDIVLDTIGGDYQLRSLRTLRPGGILISTLPRPAKGLREEAERLGVRVKLILVEADHAGMQAIADLAADGSLKATIAGTFPLAEAAKAHEAGETDRTTGKLVIVMDEDTAAGT, from the coding sequence ATGAGCGACACTGCATCTGACGACCAGAACACCGCGACGATGAAGGCCGCCGGCCAGGACCGGTTCGGCGGCCCCGAGGAGATCCACGAGGTCATCCTTCCCCGTCCGGAGCCCGGGATCAGCGAGATCCTGGTACGCGTGCACGCCGCCGGCATCAACCCGACCGACTGGAAGCACCGGGCGGGCCAGTCCTGGTTCCCGGAGCCGTCGGTGCCGCTCGGCTGGGACGTCTCCGGCGTCGTCGAGGCGGTGGGACTCGGGTCGACGCTCTTCGAGCCCGGCGATGAGGTCTTCGGCATGCTGCCCTACCCGCACGGCGTCGGGTCCCACGCCGAATACGTCGTCGGCCCCACTCGCGCGTTCGTGCACAAGCCCGCGGCGATCGACCACGTCCAGGCGGGCGCGCTCCCCCTCGCCGCGCTCACGGCGTGGCAGGCGCTCGTCGACACCGCCGGCGTCGCGCCCGGTGACCGCGTGCTGATCCACGCCGCGGCCGGGGGCGTCGGGCACCTGGCCGTCCAGATCGCGAAGGCGCGTGGCGCGTACGTGATCGGCACGGCGAGCGCTCCCAAGCATGAGTTCCTGCGGGGGCTGGGCGCCGACGAGGTCATCGACTACCGGGAGACCGACTTCGCCGAGGCGGTCCGTGACGTGGACATCGTCCTGGACACGATCGGCGGCGACTACCAGCTCCGGTCGCTCCGCACCTTGCGGCCCGGAGGAATCCTCATCTCGACGCTGCCGCGACCCGCGAAAGGCCTGCGCGAGGAGGCCGAGCGTCTCGGCGTGCGCGTCAAGCTGATCCTGGTGGAGGCGGATCACGCAGGCATGCAGGCGATCGCCGATCTGGCGGCCGACGGCTCGCTGAAGGCCACGATCGCCGGCACCTTCCCTCTCGCGGAGGCCGCCAAGGCCCACGAGGCCGGAG